One Conger conger chromosome 7, fConCon1.1, whole genome shotgun sequence genomic window, catttaaagaaaataattttaagaGTTGATTAGTTTTGAAGTCTCTCTGGTACAACCTTTTAAATGCAAAGTTTAATTACAGTCTGGAGCCCTGTATTCACTGAGTGATCTACATTTGATTATCAGAACTGTATAAACATTCATTGATTTTCAATTGTTGTCTTGCCTCAGTTCACAAGATTCAAGGAACAACTTTTGAAGAAGTTTCCTAATGATCTTGAGATCGTAAGTTGTGGTATTTATTACTGTAATTTAAATGTGGAAAAGCACAAGATATTTTGCTGTATGTGAAACACAACTAAGTATTCTAAACGGTACACAACATTTTTTGATTAGACATTAAATGTTGTTAAGAACCTTTAACCCTTTTGTGAGTAGTTGTTTTGGAATGTTTAGTCAAAATGTCACTGTTCTAGAACACCAttactttcaattaccagttgtgatcgttacatcagcattagaatgttcatttGAGAACATTCCAATCGCATATTTGTCATCTTGCACCTCAACGGGTTAAGCAAAGTTCTTAGCTTATTTGGCCGGGGGAATAATCGTATGTGTGGTGTTTTGACTGCTATACTTTCTTAGACATTCTCCTGATCTATGCTCCCTCTCTGCAGACCGGAGCGACCACACCAACCAGATCCTCAGAATTTGAGGTGGCGGTGAATGGTGTGCTGGTCCACTCTAAGAAGGTGGGGAAATTGACTGAATTTATACCTTTATAACACACTAAcattaatcaatcaattttgCAAGTGGGCAGTTTTCTTCTGCAGTCATaggtgtattgtgtgtgtgtgtgtgtgtgtgtccagggtgGAGATGGCTTTGTGGATAATGACGACAAGATGGCTGTTATCTTCAAAGCCATAATGGAGGCCCTTAAAAAGTGAGGGGCTTTTCAATTGGAggtaacaaatatatatatatatatatattttaaattcttCTAcattctttctgtctttctttctcattaTCTTTCTCTGTCTAGCAGTCATCTTTCATTCTCACCTGTCAGTGGCCTACTTATGGGAGGAAGGTATGGCGAAGTGATTTGTTGGTTTGTGTCTCCCCTGTCCCCCAGTGTGGTCTCTCCGTATCGATCCTCTCTCCGGCGTGGTGGTTAATGATGGTGGTGCCTTACCTGTCTGAGACACGGGCACATCCTGATGGTTCCCCGCTCCGCCTGGGAGACTCCACACAGAGCGCCCATACTCCTACAAGTCTACCAGTTTTCTGCTTCAGGGTGGCGGGTAATTAAAGGGAACGCATAGCATATTCGAGTGATCGCATGAAGGGTCTGAACAACCTTCAGAAATGGATTAAACATTTGGCAAGGGAAATCTGGATAATGCTCACCTTTCCACCGCTTGTTAAAAATAGCAAAAAGGTTGAGTCAACCTCATCATTTTgatcattatttttaattggccaAACCTGGGGTAAATAATAATCAGAATTATATGGATAAAAAGAGATTTCATCCCAGTTTTCCCTTTCCAAATATCATATTCATCCTAAATTTTGCTATCCTCTTTCTTCTTGGAATGATACCAAATATTTCTCAGTTTATGCGCAAACTGTTAAACATGCTAATGTGCAATATGTTTCTATTCCAATAAAGGGTTAATTCACTAGGTTGGAGTATGTTTTCATTctgatgtttttgtgtgtatatatacattacatttcttttGCAGATTACAAATTGCAATTTTACAAATTGATGTACAATATTATGTTGTACaattatatttacagtatagtTGTTGCAATACAACATACGGATTTACAGTAGTAGCATGGATTCACGGTATTGGTAAAAGTAACCTAGATGTAACATCCGCGATCAACATGAGCGTGTAGTAAATCAAGAACAATTTGTTTCCTGTGAATCTGGAAAACGCTGATGCACGAGAATGCCATTAAGAACATGACAGGAAAATTGTGCTTGACCTTTGTCGAGTCTGAAGTTTCGATGGTTAAGTTACActcggggcggcacggatggtgcagtgggtagcactgccgcctcgcggcaaggaggtcctgggttcgaatcccggtctgcctctctgtgcggagtttgcatgttctccctgtgtttgcgtgggtttcctccgggtactcctcccacagtccaaagatatgcaggttaggctgattggagagtctaagcggcctgtccagggtctattcctgcctttctcccaatgtatgctgggattggctcaagcccctctgcgaccctgttcaggataagcgggtatggatggatggatggatggatggatggatggatggatggatggatggatggatggatggatacacTCGGGCTCACACAGGGAAATGTGTTAAAATCTCCAGCTAGTGGAACAAGGGCAGAATTGCTCGCATTTCACTTGTAGCTGATTAAATGCCAAAGTGATTACGTTGCTGAAAACCATTCAAGGGTGAATGAAAACAATTTTCATGGGTCTTTGAGTTGTTGGGGAGGTGAAATATGGTTAATTTCCAAATCCTGCAATTTTAACAACAACCTCATTTAACAATTGTCACTCTGAAtaccaaacacaagcacatcaaCTGTTGAAACTCTtcacttatccaacatgtaaaatacatttgatttaatttagtaATTATTGTCAAAGATCAATTATCAGTTAAATCACCAAattatttgattttgattttgaccTTTATCAAGATGTACAACTTGCAAGCAGATTAAAATCAAGAAATGTATCGAGTTACAATACAGATCCACCTCAAATCTAGAGACCGGTTCAACCAAAGTCAATGATCAAAAACCAGAAACTGCCAAATACTCCAAAATGACCAAAAGGCCAAACCATGCTGCAGGACTTCCAAACTTCCAAATTTCATTGAGGTGAAGTGTGATTTGGGTTCTAGGAGTATCCAGGACATCTTTCATTATATACTCagccagcactttattaggaacaattttacttaatcacatgaataagtaggtgtaattatctaatcagccaattgtgtggcagcagtgcaatgcatacaattatgtagatatgggtcaggagcttcagttaatgtttacatccaCCATCAGAATTGtgaaaaatttgatctaagtgactgaccatggaatgattgttggtggcagacagggtggtttgagcatctcagaaactgctgatctccttggattttcacacacactagtctctagagtttgcaaataatggtgtaaaaaacaaacaaaaaaaatccagtgagtagcagttctgcagacagaaatgccttgttaatgagagatgtcggaggagaatggccagactggtcaaagctgacaggaaggtgactaagcaaatctctgaacacacaatgcatcataactctaagcggATTGGCTACAACAGAAGAAGTCTTACAGAAGTCTTGCTTACAACACATCCCTTTTTAAGGTTTTAGGGAAATGAACCCTGTCCTTGTGAGCATTATGATGACATTGAATATTAAGGACTACCTTTGGGAGCTATGGCTATTAATTAAATGTGTCTGATCACTATATGGAGAGAATAGATTAGCCAGCCAGTGATTACACCAACTTATGAAGACAGCAGTGACACTCTGGCTAGAATCACCAAAATAGTGCTTGTAGGTGAATTCACCTGTGTGAAGTTTGCCAGGCCACACCCATtcagacagatgcacacacacagacacactaactcCCCATTTGGCTTcaattttattcctttttttatctGCGGACCACTGTGAGGAGGCCCTTTGAAGTTTCCCATGGCCAAATGGTGAATGAGTAGTTCCCTGACAGAGTCGACAGCTGAAGTCACATTTGCAATCTGCTTTGAAAGTGTAATTACAAGAGAGTGAGTTCTAAATTtggttatttgtatttgaaGAAGCATAGCTATAattgtattgcattttatatagtgccttaCAGTACTTTTTATTGGTGGCAGTTGAACCAAAGCAACCTGACATTAAGGGACACAACAGTCATCAATGGACAAAGTATCGAGGGAAGGAGGTGCATTTCAGATCTGGCTGCAGGAACTGTAAAAAGGTGGAGCCAGCCAGGAGGTGGCAGCACAGTAGACTCtgagaacagaaaataaactgCATTATTCATTTTACTATAAGTGCCGTAAATAGGACGGCCGGTGTCGTACATTTTGCCGAATCACCATGGCGTCCGTATTGAgagagacagctgggctgtACGAGACTTTGAAAAGCGaatggaataagaaaaatcCCAATTTGAGTAAATGCGGGGATATTCTGAGTAAACTTAAGGTAAGGTTAATAACGCCACCAGTCTCAAGAGAGAATAACCCTTGTTTTCAATTTAGTTAACAGTTAGCTAGCTGtctaagctaacgttagctaactagcctAACTGTTAACGTTTATGCTAGCTAGGCTAATGCACGTTACGGTAGCGTTAGCTGCAAGTTTGGCTTGGTCCGCTAACAGACTTCCCGTCCTCATTCTAGCTAACGTAGCTAGTTGGATAACTAATATCCAGACTATCTTGCGGTGTATTTTATACTTCACTGGATAGCTATCGATAGCTAACTACCGCTAGATACACcgacgctagctagctaacatagctTGAATTGCTTTGGTTAGCGTTAACTCTTAGTTATTTTtgtgtagctagctagataaacACATGGCTAGTTGGCTTGCTAGCTATGTTAATTAATAATAGTAGCCTAATTGGCTAAATGTACAGAGAATGCAAGCTGTAACGTTACATGCGTGAACGTTGATGTTTTAGCTGGTGCAATGTACTAGGCTAGTGAATCTGGTCTTTTAAGTTGGCTTGCGTTTAGATTTACGATAGCTAGCTATCTGGCATAAATTGGTTAGCCCGGTGGGTTGTCATTCGGCTAGCAAGGCTAATGTCagtttatatttaaataaaagataTAGCGACCGATTTCCGGTCCATTTGAAATCAAACCGATGTCAATGTTTCATGTATATTCGTGAAATCGCGCTCTAAacttattttttcctttcaatATTCCACCCCTTATTTATCCCTTCTAGATTTCGCTTCTGGAATTAAATTTCTTGCCAACAACGGGGACCAAGCTCACCAAACAGCAGCTTATTTTGGCTCGTAagtatgttttcatttgacCTGCGGTGACCTTGTTATTTGTGCGAGGCTCACGGTCCATTCCGGAAAAATGGTAACCTGAGAATGTATGCCTTAGGTGACGTGCTGGAGATTGGAGCACTATGGAGTATCCTAAAGAAAGACATCCCTTCATTCGAGAGATACATGGCCCAGTTGAAGTGCTACTACTTCGACTACAAGTGAGTTTTTCTATACTGCTTTCCAAGTATCATTTCATAGCATCTTATCATATTGTTTTACTTAGACTCTTTGCTCACACATGATTTAGCGTCATTCAACTGCTCATGTGCCTGAATAATAATTTGTCTGTACACATGagtctataaaaaaaaataaaaaaagcatggATAATCTTACTAATTTCTGCATTTGTctgccttcccccccccctcccaccccgtcAGAAATGAACTGCCGGAGTCGGCCTACATGCACCAGCTGCTGGGGCTGAACCTGCTGTTCCTGCTCTCTCAGAACCGCGTGTCCGAGTTCCACACAGAGCTGGAGAGGCTGAGTGCCCGGGACATCCAGACCAACGTCTACATCCGGcaccctgtctctctggagCAGGTGAGCATGGGACAGAGCTGCCTCACAGGATGGCCACAAGGGTCCAAGCCTTTTAATAATTACCACTGGTTCCCTGTGTATGCTGTTATTTTTTGGTTCTAACCAGTtgtaatcccagaattttaagaagcagttaattttttaaaaattagcttttcatgtttagaggaatcattacattacattattgtacagtcatttagcagacgctcgtatccagagcgatgtaaaataaagtgcaaatcaaactcATGAAGAATAAAGATCCTATGTTCACACTGCTTATTGTGCGATATTGCAAATCCATATAAAAGGtgccataaaaaaataaataataataataacagcatacacaggggggtTCCCAGGATCATGTTGGGGACCGTTGCTTTAAATACGAGTAAAATtgcttttaaattattcataGTTTTCAAAAGTCTATTTTATAGGCAGTTTCAGTTATATTGAATATTGGGTCCATGTCTTTCCCACACTTGCTTGATTTTCTGCACAATTGTGGGATGTCTTCCACTGCAAAGCTAGAGCAGAACGACGTAAAATCTGCCATATTTTTCGAGTCACACGCTGATTATTTCTCTGCTTTTGAGGGCGGGGGGGATCTTAATTTATAGGTAGTGTCTTATATCACTaaaataattatcataattCTCTTCTTGCATTTGTGTTTTAGTACTTGATGGAAGGCAGCTACAACAAGGTATTTCTTGCCAAAGGAAATATCCCCGCAGAGAGCTACACCTTCTTCATAGACATTCTGCTGGACACTATCCGGTGAGGGCAAGCATTGTCATGTTTAttccataataaaaaataataaaaacataaaaaaagggTTTTGTATGTAGAATCtcctttcaaaatgtaatttaatctgggactaggcttaatctgtgtgaAGCCGGCCCCTAAAGATGTAATGGGCCCGatgttgcatggcagccatcttCTGCTGTTTCCGAAGCGTGCTCCCGATTGGTTAAGTCTCTGAAATGCTCTGTGCAGTTTGCTTGAATCTGTAAGAATAGTCTGCTGCACTGTCCGTTTTAACTCCATGCTGGTGTTGACAGAGACGAGATAGCAGGCTGCATAGAAAAGGCATACGAGCAGATCCACTTCAATGAGGCCACACGCATTCTCTTCTTCTCTACCTCCAAGAAGATGACAGACTACGCCAAGAAAGTGAGTTATCGGCTTACCATCTGTTCCTGCCCGTCCTTGTGCTGTCTGCCTGTTtctgatggagtgtgtgttcagCCTGTGTTTGTTTTACTCATGGTGCTGGGTCTTTAGGTCCAGTTAGTCTTATTTGACCAAAGCCCAGTATCGTGAAGCCGGATTAcacagttagctggataacgtcACGGAGTAGAACGGCTCTCTTTACTACAGTCCAGGTTCCAGATTTGGGATTGCTCCGGATTTTActctgcagttatccagctacctCGGTAATCCTGTTGGGTGACACAGGCCCCAGTTGCACTGAGCTGGCTTGTTGGCAGTCGGGAGTGCTGGTGTTGATCTCCCCGTCTCTCCATCCTCATTCCACAGAGGGGCTGGACCCAAAGTGCCAGTGGCTACTACTCTTTTAGCCCTCAGCAGCAGCGGACAGAGGAAGTGTCCATCCCTTCCACAGAGCTGGCCCAGCAAGTCATCGAATACGCTCGGCAGCTGGAGATGATTGTGtagtacacgcacgcacgcgcgcacacgcatacatgcatacatacatatatacatgcatacatacatgcatacatgcgtacatacacacatacacacatgcacgcacgcacacgcacgcacgcacgtatactcacacacagaaactcctATATGGGCAAAGATGGACTTTTGAACGAAAGCTCGCCGACAGCCGTGTAGACCCTGGCGCAGAACATCCACAGACGCACTTCTACCGATGCTGGCTGACCGACGCAAATGCTGCGTCCCCCCCTTCAGTCAAGAGTACATCTGTGTCTGCTTTTTGAATCTACCGGTCTTTCaacgccattttgtgttttgtgcacgtggtcaaaaaaaataaaaaaataaaaaaaagtcccaTGTAAGAAACCGTTATTCTGCCCGGAGACGCTAGTTACGGGCACTGTTTGAATGTTTAAAGTCTGCTCAACTTTAAGGAAGGAACAAGTCCGGTTGACTTGTGACACGTCGATCCAAGACCCATCACAATAAAGCAATATGTGATTTTGATACGAGAAGGGAGTTGGCCAAATTAATTCGCTTAATTGGCTGCAGGTGCAGTGCAGATCAGTGGAAAGATGATGTCATCAGGGCCATTTCTACACATTGTAATTTTGATACTGTGCGGCCAACTATGATGTATGTAATTCCATGTTATCCTCCGAAGAGTGCGCTGTCCACAGGATGGCTCTCTTCCTGCCCCTTGCCTTGTATCTGAGCAACGGTAAATCGCTGTACGTTTcgagggtttttttattttgtcacctTCTACCTAGGCTGTAATCCCATTGGTTgggtaataaaatgtttatttctatGATGGTCTCACACAACTGtattataatacaaaataaacctttttctCCTCTTGTACAATAAGTAATCTGTTGTTTTGCTTTCAtatgattcattacattacattaatgatacAGAAAACTATTTTGTATCAGTAAAGATTGCTGCTATGACTGCAGGGAATTTGCAATATTGGCCTATGtttaatattcatgaaaataaatgccGAAACATCCGTAAGAACTCAGGCAGGGACCTCCcttcttgcgggtcccagtcatgtaccttaaccactacgcgagAGGCTGCCCCACTCGGTGGAGGGTGCAGGAGAAGAGCGGATGAGTTCCTTATGTCAGGCAGCTGTATGACCTCACATCCTGTGTCCACATCCTGGGACAACCAGAATGCTATGTGTCGATAGAAATAGATTTTACTTTCCATAAAATATACTCTAATGCGCATTCACCATAAAGCTCATTGTTCATTCTAAAgtctacagtggcttcagaaagtattcagaccccttcacttttttgcAAACTTAACTgagttgtagatttaattttaaatggaagcaattgccatttttgcccatcagtcTACACTAAATAACCCatcatgacaaagtgaaaacatgtttcgatatttttgcaaatgtataaaaaatcaaaaattTACATAAGTACCTTTAAGTCAGTattttgtagaagcccctttacAATTGCAACTTCGAgccttcttgggtaagtctctacaagcttcaCACActtggatttgggcagtttatcccattcttcctggcagatcctctcaagctctgtcagattggaGGTTtgagtctgggctttggctgggccactcaagaacagtcagagacttgtcctgaagccactccagcatttcCTTGGCTGTACGCTTTGTGTCATTATGTTAAAAGGTGAACCGTCGTTCCAGTCTGAGGTTGCATGCACTccggagcaggttttcttcaaggaccggtatttggctgcattcatccttccctgaATTCTGACAAGCCTGTCCCTTACGCTGAGGAGCA contains:
- the LOC133132926 gene encoding 26S proteasome non-ATPase regulatory subunit 8-like produces the protein MASVLRETAGLYETLKSEWNKKNPNLSKCGDILSKLKISLLELNFLPTTGTKLTKQQLILARDVLEIGALWSILKKDIPSFERYMAQLKCYYFDYKNELPESAYMHQLLGLNLLFLLSQNRVSEFHTELERLSARDIQTNVYIRHPVSLEQYLMEGSYNKVFLAKGNIPAESYTFFIDILLDTIRDEIAGCIEKAYEQIHFNEATRILFFSTSKKMTDYAKKRGWTQSASGYYSFSPQQQRTEEVSIPSTELAQQVIEYARQLEMIV